The following are encoded together in the Glycine soja cultivar W05 chromosome 5, ASM419377v2, whole genome shotgun sequence genome:
- the LOC114413180 gene encoding mediator of RNA polymerase II transcription subunit 28-like: MGDRQVVDQQHMGDPQLPSSPPSKDDMVSCVMALEAALLPCLPARELQAIDRSPHPSHQIDVDRYARDFMEAAKKLQLYFISLQREDKPTKVEMLRKEIALMEEELNIKNELIKKQENLIQEWKKELKDQLDKHKIELDRV, encoded by the exons ATGGGTGATCGGCAAGTAGTTGACCAACAACACATGGGTGATCCACAACTGCCATCTTCTCCTCCCTCAAAGGATGATATGGTTTCATGTGTTATGGCTTTGGAGGCTGCTTTGCTTCCCTGTTTGCCAGCCAGAGAACTTCAAGCAATAGACCGTTCTCCCCACCCCTCACATCAAA ttgatgtggATAGGTATGCAAGAGACTTCATGGAGGCTGCCAAGAAGCTTCAGCTTTATTTTATCAGCCTGCAACGTGAGGATAAGCCAACAAAAGTTGAAATGCTTAGAAAG GAGATCGCTCTGATGGAAGAGGAACTTAACATAAAGAATGAGctgataaaaaaacaagaaaatttaaTTCAGGAGTGGAAAAAAGAGTTGAAAGATCAGTTGGACAAACACAAGATTGAGTTGGATAGGGTTTAG